tggagacgtcactggccaggctgatgttaagtgccggggtgacgtccacatccatgggggtgctcccgtctggggggctgccactgcccaggggtgtcccggaggggttggctgagctggcagggctgcgctggctgtgccgcgctgctgggaccggggccactgctctcccctgatggtggtagggctgcagttgaccctggggggcacgttggtctgccccagccaggggcttcccactgccctggggccccccccgggcattGTTGGATGGAACAggaacgccagggctgcttgccagtggggctggtggaggcaggttggctgagcctgtgagaaagagcaaagcctggaagtcacatcccgagctggggccatcaggcgctgagaggactgaggaggaggaggaggagggcgaggtgcaggggaggaagggctgtgaatgtccccaccgtgcactgcggggctttcggggtcaggctctgtcctcacctttggtgccggagctttggggggagcggaagagctgcacgagccgggtcagggctgatctccagctcacagagcggcgccacagagctgacagggccatggtccgtcacgctcggtggccggtcgcttctgttgactggacacaggtgtggatgctcctcttggagcgtctccagggatggaatgtcgggcctcccattgtgtcatagagacagcagtaatgctggggcttcccttcttctgccccacccccaacagctttgccagctcttcctggccagaggaagccttaaccaaagagctcgaatcacataacatcctgccttggaagggacccacaagggtcgcccagtccaactcctggccctgtgcaggacagcacagtcatcccaccgtgtgcctgagagcgttgtccaaacgctccttgagctctggcagccttggggccgtgaccactgccctgggcagcccgttccagtgcctgaccaccctccggggaaagcaccttttcctaatgtccaacctaagcctccgctgacacagctccggccgttccctcggctcctgtccctggtcccacagagcagaaatggtcgctgccccttggcaggaagctgcagccccccaggagatctgacctcagtctcctcttctccaggctcaacagccccagtgacctcagacctcaagtgcaaggtcctgcacctggctcagggcttggctggtgccacctggcacaacatcagcttgcaaattttgcaacacaacagggaggaccaagaaggctttggctaagagagactgtttccaagggactggagcgacagaccaaggggcaatggcttggcgctggcagagggcaggcttagatggcatatgggaaagaaagccttcccggggagagtggtggggccctggcacaggttgtccagagaagctgtggctgccccatccctggaattgttcagggccaggttggacgcggcttggagcaagctggttgtcatggtttgagatagtccccaaatccaattccctaggtccatcccccctcccacatctcaacccaatgtgagatgggtttttccagacagaacatgccagactcaaagtgggggaaaagggaatatattacaatgactgtacatataaataccatatcacattatacacacgatcacaactatctctactatgacatatagtatttacaatggatcagatctcttctcccctccgAATAAAAGTctaggagggaaagaaggatagatcccttccagtctctgagcagcagcatcttctgaggcagcagtctgtctgtcttctccacatgcagcagctgatagctggctttctgccagcactcaacgagggagatatccaacctccctcggccccatcgcctcaactGAGGgttcttccgtgggcttcgtaaccccagacaaggtcgtttcaccacgtcatatcacgaagacacaggggggtcttcgtgacagtCTGGTATCttttgcagggcctctgtgccctgtctctcaggctgccaccgtggcagcagtgcgagggggggagccaaggtcactcccccctgcattccatctggccgtcccggtccagctccaggacgtctctgagcttctcagctcctctctctctctctctctagtgctgctgtcctccaaggctcctctaaaataggagtccgtctactcctcctttctcggaggtctcaaaggagtttgaggggctggtacagtcttaccccaaactctctctctctgctgctggctctctttctcctccctttccagaaGTCTTCTCTCCGGcgctgcatgttgtttctgctgctccttcagttcaggtcttatcagtcctggctctctgccaccgtttctctggtcagcgtcagttgctgctctgtgcccatggagaaaagcatcttccggcataactacaggcacctagcccagcttatgctgttccaggtccctgcagccccccagccggggctgggagggggccagaggccccaaggggcacagagcccctacctcgtggatcacaacatggccacctctcctactacaacccaaactacaactcatctcttccggtctggttgtgatatgtttacatttctgcaggagcgcccattggacagaacttcaaaacttccaagggtttccaccccttggggtctaccactttttctcagccctctgggggaaaacaaggttcaaaccacgacactggtctagcggaaggtgtccctgcccgtggcagaggggtggttggaagcagatgagctttcaggtcccttccttccaacaccaactgctctaggagtctaggagtcttgaaaaacaggagacttctgcagaagccaggaggtgaataaaaacatttgccacttaaacacaaagtcttgttaccaaggggcatcacccgattctggggactactctcatgacttctcaccactggaagctgacattgctgaaagccatagaaattgacctaaaattgaccaaacaatccgacaaaagctccctgatggaaggatcctggagcaagcatatcatcctggaggcaatgacagggcaatttctgcccctctgccgtaaacctgtcagttctggccctaccctggagaggtttttttcggctctccattccatgggaagacaagtgcgGACAAGAAGAACAGGGTTCTGTCCGCTCggggtcaaaggcgctttataggtctgtgctgtgatctgttggagttgagctcctgtctagaaaacgagggctttcgggactgctcagcatctggctcctcccgtggaatcagatgttccaagcagggaaggggatgtccaagaggggttctgcccacttgaacttctgaacttgtggagctctcctggcgcTTCTGGGCGTAGTGATTCCGTGGATGTCAattggctgttctggagaaaagctggggattaaaagaagtagtgagagaaccagactgaaaatgggtgaaggtgttgcaggaagtgaggctgggcagcaagagcagtgagtgaggggaaaaaagggatttcaggcaagaaggaagaagatccctgaagaggctcaaggcctactagaagaaaaattaactatttggaaattgcagtaaaaatttgtgtaactccccaattaacataggttgtccccttcattaacatacaaccccagatgcctttaaaatagtgttctcgtgttcaataaactattccagttccccatactgggatcgtgtctagcttttatttttcagaccgccactcaaaggggctaaaagggggctgcgacctgcactgagctgagccacctcactgaggtttgtccagtgaagtctcccttttattgcaataaaagtttatttttttttcgtcggctcctcaatctcctggctatttctgtgtttcccactggctggaatttcagacgaccacaatcccatggtccctacagccccggctgtcccggaccTTCCCGTCTCCAACaaacctcagcagctgctccccgggACGGGCCCCAGCCCCTGAGCGGAGCGCACAAGCACACTGCAGCCCGACACACGCTGCCCGGAGAGAGCCGTGTGAGACAGAACCATGGCCACCGCCGCTGCAGCCACCCCGGGCAGGGTCAGGGTGGAAGCCAGCGCCAGCGAACTGCCGCGCTGCCTCGGCAAGTTCCTGTATCGCCGCCCGCTACcgcgctcagcagcagcagccaagcagcggCCAGAGGCGCGAGGTCAACACCCAGGAGCAGGTCCCTGaggaaggaccaccacctccggCGCCCCAGCAAACAACGAGATCGAGAGACCCGCGCCGGCGGAAGCAGCAGCGGGACCCCAGCGGGAACCactcagaaggcaggaaggacccGGAATCGAAAGAGGCACcgggaaaaacaaagacaagcagagcaggaggtatGCAAAAACCGGGGCTATGGAGCGTGAGCGGAGAAGAGGATCCCACAGAATCCCTGGGGGGCTCCGGGAAAGGTCCGAGGGAGGAAAGAGCCCAAGCGGGACCGTCGGCGAAGGAGGGAGCGAGCGGAAGCCCAGCGGCAGCAGCACGAGAGAAACCCAGGAACAGAGGGACCCGAGAGACAAACGGAGTGGGGCAGACACAAAGCTGCCGACTTCAGCAGTAGTCGAGGCAGCAAAAACCCCCTTccttgacttttttcctttttctttgcagcctaaactaagaactggtctttttttagaaacccttttgtttattaatctaactgtttcagtttaacAGTGTGAGTAAGGCGAACAAAACGCTACCAATGGAGAGATTGTCCCCCTGcgcaaaaacaaagaaagaaaaaaaaaaagggaaaagcgaAGGAAAGCAAAGACCCTTTGCTGAATGAAGATACCCTTCCATAGCTAATagccaaaattgtttttaaatgtatgcatagctgtatttttgaaaattttaaagttctcacaataacaattttccttaagtccaaaagccaaattaacgcagaaagacatatatttgccttaaaaatagaagaagtatatattttatccttgaaCTATAGGAATGTTcatatgtatttgaaatttaaattaaacatgaagtaaaatatgcttatgtttttacaggttatactatcataaaaaacagaaaacatatattactAATCTAagggtgagaaacaaaaaacgccaatttctcagttcataaccaaaagacactgtaaaatgaaacccaaaagtatgtttgtatgATGTGTGTTCGATGGCCATCGAgtatgaatgtgtgaatgtatgCATGCGTGcgaaaatacaataattaatatgttctgatttatacacaaatgcacattacctcacacatgcacaaacacccttagataaagaacagaaaacatatcaTCCTGAGTTGAAtagaatttcatttgcagaaatgttttaggttaaataaaagttttcaaaaacaaacactaaaaaacactttcaggtaAAAGTCAGGAGCACACGAACCCTGAAGTCATCAAGTTATTAAGTTTGGTTCAAAATCAATCGCTTATAAGTCAACAGAATCTTTAGAGAATagcttaaaaaagattttataagagtaatttctaataagaaataatagaaataagttaagttgtttaaacaagttttatatTAATCCAGAGTTATTTAGTTTAGCATTGTTGggaattcttccttcttgcattttgttccttgtttacttttctatatCCAAAAGTATCTAATAGTCTTTTTGATTGgtttaatgcttttaatgttagtgctaagtttaagaaaataatttatgtagcaATATGCAGAATGCCTTAAAACAGCTATGATTCCTTCACATGCCTTTATAATGCCAAACCTTGTGGCCCAAACTATTCTGACACACAATGCCTTTACATAATCATACTTTCCATCTCAGGTATATAAAAGGCTGTACATTGCCTTGAAAAAGGAGCTTccatgttaaaattaatttcacttgtggTATGAAAAGTAAGACTGCAATATTTCTTGTTAGATCCATTTAAGAAtacatttgcttctaaaatgcagctATAGAATTTGTTATTACCTCACTCTGAACCGATAGATCAAAGCATTGatagttgcagaaaaaaatagtaatcaaaACTTAGATTACATGTTTAGTTAGCATGATAAATTTAATAGtctagttaaagaaaacatttatggtAATATTTGTATTCCCTTGTATTTTGCCTTGCATTAGCAAACGTTTGATCAaagttttttccaagtttttttgttttttagaaaaataaaaaaaaaaggggcaaaggtgtgggaaccc
This Pseudopipra pipra isolate bDixPip1 chromosome W, bDixPip1.hap1, whole genome shotgun sequence DNA region includes the following protein-coding sequences:
- the LOC135404885 gene encoding uncharacterized protein LOC135404885 → MAIEYECVNPRLSRTFPSPTNLSSCSPGRAPAPERSAQAHCSPTHAARREPCETEPWPPPLQPPRAGSGWKPAPANCRAASASSCIAARYRAQQQQPSSGQRREVNTQEQVPEEGPPPPAPQQTTRSRDPRRRKQQRDPSGNHSEGRKDPESKEAPGKTKTSRAGGMQKPGLWSVSGEEDPTESLGGSGKGPREERAQAGPSAKEGASGSPAAAAREKPRNRGTRETNGVGQTQSCRLQQ